In one Ictalurus furcatus strain D&B chromosome 10, Billie_1.0, whole genome shotgun sequence genomic region, the following are encoded:
- the tle5 gene encoding TLE family member 5 isoform X2 has protein sequence MMFPQSRHSASSQQLKFTTSDSCDRIKDEFQFLQAQYHSLKLECDKLASEKSEMQRHYIMYYEMSYGLNIEMHKQAEIVKRLNAICAQVLPYLSQEHQQQVLGAIERAKQVTPPEMNSIIRQQLQAHQLSQLQGLALPVTPLPLGLSQPSGLPTVTSSSALFSLSSILASQAQLAKEDKSARDASDSHRDEDADKSD, from the exons GCTTCATCACAGCAGCTGAAGTTCACAACGTCAGACTCCTGTGACCGCATTAAAGACGAGTTCCAGTTCCTCCAAGCACAATATCACAG TCTAAAGCTAGAATGTGACAAATTGGCCAGTGAGAAGTCGGAGATGCAGCGTCATTATATCATG TACTATGAGATGTCCTACGGATTGAACATTGAAATGCACAAGCAA GCAGAGATTGTGAAGAGATTAAATGCAATCTGTGCTCAAGTCCTGCCTTACCTGTCTCAAGAG CACCAGCAGCAGGTCCTGGGAGCTATAGAGAGAGCCAAGCAGGTCACACCACCAGAGATGAACTCCATTATACGG CAGCAGCTTCAAGCACACCAACTCTCCCAGCTGCAGGGGCTGGCCCTGCCTGTGACCCCTCTCCCCCTGGGCCTGAGTCAGCCGAGCGGCCTGCCCACCGTCACCTCCAGCTCCGCCCTCTTCTCCCTCTCCAGCATCCTGGCATCGCAGGCCCAGCTCGCCAAGGAGGACAAGAGCGCCAGAGACGCCTCGGACAGCCACCGTGACGAGGACGCCGACAAGTCCGACTAG
- the tle5 gene encoding TLE family member 5 isoform X1 → MMFPQSRHSASSQQLKFTTSDSCDRIKDEFQFLQAQYHSLKLECDKLASEKSEMQRHYIMYYEMSYGLNIEMHKQAEIVKRLNAICAQVLPYLSQEHQQQVLGAIERAKQVTPPEMNSIIRQQQLQAHQLSQLQGLALPVTPLPLGLSQPSGLPTVTSSSALFSLSSILASQAQLAKEDKSARDASDSHRDEDADKSD, encoded by the exons GCTTCATCACAGCAGCTGAAGTTCACAACGTCAGACTCCTGTGACCGCATTAAAGACGAGTTCCAGTTCCTCCAAGCACAATATCACAG TCTAAAGCTAGAATGTGACAAATTGGCCAGTGAGAAGTCGGAGATGCAGCGTCATTATATCATG TACTATGAGATGTCCTACGGATTGAACATTGAAATGCACAAGCAA GCAGAGATTGTGAAGAGATTAAATGCAATCTGTGCTCAAGTCCTGCCTTACCTGTCTCAAGAG CACCAGCAGCAGGTCCTGGGAGCTATAGAGAGAGCCAAGCAGGTCACACCACCAGAGATGAACTCCATTATACGG CAGCAGCAGCTTCAAGCACACCAACTCTCCCAGCTGCAGGGGCTGGCCCTGCCTGTGACCCCTCTCCCCCTGGGCCTGAGTCAGCCGAGCGGCCTGCCCACCGTCACCTCCAGCTCCGCCCTCTTCTCCCTCTCCAGCATCCTGGCATCGCAGGCCCAGCTCGCCAAGGAGGACAAGAGCGCCAGAGACGCCTCGGACAGCCACCGTGACGAGGACGCCGACAAGTCCGACTAG